A window from Pseudomonas sp. MRSN 12121 encodes these proteins:
- a CDS encoding GspH/FimT family pseudopilin, with product MGYCTKGFTLLELLIALAVSAILLTLVVPAFSQMAQRAKADSDLSELLRSLNYARLEAIERGLPVHLRPEAVDADWSRGLEIYQSEGPATNVLRVVPAVSRGARLTLTSGFDSIVFNALGGVSAAVPPVMTYVLGEQRRTITLCLNGRIAVGGECK from the coding sequence ATGGGTTATTGCACAAAAGGTTTCACGCTGCTCGAGCTGCTGATCGCCCTGGCAGTTTCGGCAATCCTGTTGACCCTGGTGGTGCCGGCATTCAGCCAGATGGCCCAGCGTGCCAAAGCCGACAGTGACCTCAGCGAATTGCTGCGCAGCCTGAATTACGCACGCCTGGAGGCGATCGAGCGAGGCTTGCCGGTTCACCTGCGCCCGGAAGCGGTGGACGCGGACTGGAGCCGGGGGCTGGAGATTTATCAAAGCGAAGGGCCGGCGACGAATGTATTGCGGGTTGTTCCCGCGGTCAGTCGTGGCGCCCGTCTGACGCTAACCTCTGGATTCGACAGCATTGTTTTCAATGCGCTGGGTGGCGTATCGGCGGCGGTGCCGCCGGTCATGACCTACGTGCTGGGCGAGCAGCGTCGAACGATAACCCTGTGCCTGAACGGACGGATAGCGGTGGGTGGGGAGTGCAAATGA
- the pilV gene encoding type IV pilus modification protein PilV, with amino-acid sequence MTGRRAQAGMTLIEVLVAVLILGVGLLGAAAVQLSALRHTDSALMSSQASFIAYDMLDRIRANSAADYSVAAPATGNFSVVRDQDLYDFKRNIESFGGPTAEGQISLRQGVFTVRITWDDSRAEQAVGNPRSFVLSSRVAVDPGSAP; translated from the coding sequence ATGACGGGCAGGCGGGCGCAGGCGGGCATGACGCTGATCGAGGTGCTGGTAGCGGTGTTGATCCTGGGGGTGGGCCTGCTCGGCGCGGCGGCGGTGCAGCTCAGTGCCCTGCGCCACACCGACAGCGCGCTGATGAGCAGCCAGGCCAGCTTCATTGCCTATGACATGCTCGATCGCATCCGCGCCAACAGTGCCGCGGACTACAGCGTGGCGGCGCCCGCCACGGGCAATTTCAGTGTGGTGCGGGACCAGGACCTCTATGACTTCAAGCGCAATATCGAGAGTTTTGGCGGGCCGACGGCCGAGGGGCAGATCAGCCTCAGGCAGGGCGTGTTCACTGTCCGTATTACCTGGGACGACTCGCGCGCCGAACAGGCTGTCGGGAACCCGCGCAGCTTTGTCCTGAGCAGCCGGGTGGCGGTGGACCCGGGAAGCGCGCCATGA
- a CDS encoding PilW family protein, which yields MRQDAKGFGLIEMLVALALSLIVALGVTQIFISAKDTYLSQSASAGLQEDARFVLSKMIQEIRMVGMFGCLQSIADASSAGDFAGHRQAPIRWDNAHRRLTLVTADIGDSGGAPTWTVLSDCRNSATAYTGARQAASGQQAFAVRRLVYSLKDDQLLMGTGTGPGQAVLVNHVSAFEVSFGVARSATDIAASSYSLDPGDPARIRSVRLSLTLSDPQARVRPQTFHVVAALRNRLP from the coding sequence ATGAGGCAGGACGCCAAAGGCTTCGGCCTGATCGAAATGCTGGTGGCGCTGGCGTTGAGCCTGATCGTGGCCCTGGGGGTGACGCAGATTTTCATCTCGGCCAAGGACACCTATCTCAGCCAGAGCGCTTCGGCCGGCCTGCAAGAGGATGCGCGTTTCGTGCTGAGCAAGATGATCCAGGAAATCCGCATGGTCGGCATGTTCGGCTGCTTGCAGAGTATTGCCGATGCCAGCAGTGCCGGCGACTTCGCCGGGCACAGGCAGGCCCCCATCCGCTGGGACAACGCCCATCGTCGCCTGACCCTGGTCACGGCCGATATCGGCGACAGCGGTGGTGCCCCGACCTGGACTGTGCTGAGCGATTGCCGCAACAGCGCCACCGCTTACACCGGCGCGCGCCAGGCGGCTTCTGGACAGCAGGCGTTCGCGGTGCGGCGCCTGGTGTACAGCCTGAAGGACGATCAGTTGCTGATGGGAACCGGCACCGGCCCTGGCCAGGCGGTGCTGGTGAATCATGTCAGTGCTTTCGAGGTGTCGTTCGGCGTGGCCCGAAGCGCCACGGACATCGCGGCCTCCAGCTACAGCCTCGATCCCGGCGATCCGGCGCGTATCCGCAGCGTGCGCTTGAGCCTGACCCTGAGCGATCCCCAGGCGCGGGTGCGGCCGCAGACATTCCATGTGGTGGCTGCCTTGCGCAATCGCCTGCCATGA
- a CDS encoding pilus assembly protein — MPSTEIGRRLGGWLLGLLPLFWPDSAAQAFTPAQAPLANAAAVAPNVMLLLDDSQSMNSIVYAPGFDPGQQYAPVRPCRMQAGECLAGASLGAQPIALSALGQANCAAGRVGFFRDNARPLCLKLPDPVGNGRTRYPAAYLAYLIAQAAGQDRDFTDGSIPAQERMALVREAASRLVAEHRALRIGLASFNTPRGSDVAPGGRIVRVISDLAPVGDQVSQAQADAHYQALQSAIGGLQASAEAPLAETYYEISRYFRGLAPYYNSAPATYASPIQYRCQRNYGLVLTDGLPSYDHSFPLSDPQSAGRLPDWDGVPNDGSNPGANEEGSSLYLDDIAKLAVDIDMRVAGVDIAGKSWDAAGFARQHLNTYTIGLDARYPMLVDAARYGEGRFYPATDRTSLDAALASALDEVSASAAQAGAVPAGAAGLASGSSYFQASYDPADWHGSISAYGISPAGTVDTATPLWSTDSTLVPGAPTGVFQTWNSATRSVVALRHDQLSIAQQAALGQDLAPGISAADLLAWSQGADRAGLRRRTRLLGDIVNSPLAMAAPAARDAADRQGDSGYSSYLASKTQGLRASLVVNANDGLLSVIDAANGQRRYAYMPSSALPLLRHIADPTYGNGQRHRFLADGPVAVVDAQLGAEWATLALAGAGAGGKAFYAVQLYGQAGNAPQALWEVSAPALADAADPFNDLGYAYARPQVARLADGRWAAFIGNGYGSRSGRGALYVVDIRDGSLIRKIQVEGRDNGLSSVTLRVDSQNVVQAAYGGDLQGRMWKFDLSGAPDSWQPAFGGAPLFSALGGATQPISAQPLLVDHPEGGKLVLFGTGKLNELGDKRSRDAQGFYAVWDAPGGAGRFTVEHLQAQALTGAFAGSAGSYFTSTQAQVSYPDQKGWYLPLNNGLAMRGERILEQATLVAGRIVFGTAAVEADDPCSSAASGKLVELDAFSGKMLADAVLDTNGDEVVDGLDTPSSGVIFTGGIPALSAVLNRATRKIVSNSGGGIATLVERPGGGSRRIMWRQIQ; from the coding sequence ATGCCAAGTACTGAAATCGGGCGGCGACTCGGCGGGTGGCTGCTGGGCCTTTTGCCGCTGTTCTGGCCGGATAGTGCGGCCCAGGCCTTTACCCCGGCCCAGGCGCCGCTGGCGAATGCGGCGGCGGTGGCACCGAATGTGATGCTGCTGCTCGACGATTCGCAGAGCATGAACAGCATTGTCTATGCCCCGGGTTTCGACCCCGGGCAGCAGTACGCGCCAGTCAGGCCGTGCCGGATGCAGGCCGGCGAATGCCTGGCCGGTGCCAGCCTGGGCGCGCAGCCCATCGCCCTGTCGGCCTTGGGCCAGGCGAATTGTGCGGCTGGCCGGGTCGGCTTTTTCCGCGACAATGCCCGGCCGCTTTGCCTCAAGCTGCCGGATCCGGTCGGGAACGGCAGGACCCGCTATCCGGCCGCCTACCTGGCCTACCTGATTGCCCAGGCCGCAGGCCAGGACCGGGATTTCACCGATGGCTCGATTCCCGCGCAGGAGCGCATGGCCCTGGTCCGCGAGGCCGCCAGCAGGTTGGTGGCCGAGCATCGTGCGCTGCGCATCGGCCTGGCGAGCTTCAACACGCCGAGGGGCAGCGATGTGGCGCCTGGGGGGCGCATCGTGCGGGTTATCAGCGACCTGGCACCGGTCGGCGATCAGGTCAGCCAGGCTCAGGCCGACGCCCATTACCAGGCCTTGCAGTCGGCCATCGGCGGGCTCCAGGCATCGGCCGAAGCGCCGCTGGCGGAGACCTACTACGAGATCAGCCGTTATTTCCGGGGGCTGGCGCCTTACTACAACAGCGCGCCGGCCACCTACGCGAGCCCGATCCAGTACCGCTGCCAGCGCAATTACGGCCTGGTGCTCACCGATGGCCTGCCCAGCTACGACCACAGCTTTCCACTCAGTGACCCGCAGAGTGCCGGCCGCCTGCCCGATTGGGACGGAGTGCCCAATGACGGCAGCAATCCCGGGGCGAACGAGGAGGGCAGCAGCCTGTACCTGGACGACATCGCCAAGCTGGCGGTGGATATCGACATGCGCGTCGCGGGCGTGGATATCGCCGGGAAAAGCTGGGACGCTGCGGGTTTCGCCCGGCAGCACCTGAACACCTACACCATCGGCCTCGACGCGCGTTACCCCATGCTGGTGGATGCGGCGCGCTATGGAGAAGGCAGGTTCTACCCGGCGACGGACAGGACCAGCCTCGACGCGGCGCTGGCCTCGGCCCTGGACGAGGTTTCGGCGTCCGCCGCCCAGGCCGGCGCAGTTCCGGCCGGGGCTGCCGGGCTGGCCAGTGGTTCGAGTTATTTCCAGGCCTCTTATGACCCCGCTGATTGGCACGGCAGCATCAGCGCCTATGGCATCAGCCCCGCCGGTACGGTCGATACCGCCACGCCGCTCTGGAGCACCGACTCGACCCTGGTGCCCGGGGCGCCGACGGGGGTGTTCCAGACCTGGAACAGCGCCACCCGCAGCGTCGTCGCCTTGCGTCATGACCAGCTGTCTATCGCACAGCAGGCCGCTCTCGGCCAGGACCTGGCACCGGGCATCAGCGCGGCCGATCTGCTGGCGTGGAGCCAGGGAGCCGACCGCGCGGGGCTCAGGCGGCGTACCCGGCTGCTCGGGGACATTGTCAACTCGCCGCTGGCGATGGCCGCGCCGGCCGCGCGGGATGCCGCCGACCGGCAGGGCGACAGCGGCTACAGCAGCTATCTGGCGAGCAAGACCCAGGGCCTGCGGGCAAGCCTGGTGGTCAATGCCAATGACGGCCTGTTGTCGGTCATCGATGCGGCCAATGGTCAGCGGCGTTACGCGTACATGCCCTCCAGCGCATTGCCGCTGTTGCGGCACATCGCCGATCCGACCTACGGCAACGGCCAGCGCCACCGGTTCCTGGCCGATGGGCCGGTGGCGGTGGTCGATGCCCAGCTCGGTGCCGAGTGGGCCACCCTGGCGCTGGCGGGCGCCGGAGCCGGGGGCAAGGCATTTTATGCGGTGCAGTTGTATGGCCAGGCTGGCAATGCGCCCCAGGCGCTGTGGGAGGTTTCGGCGCCAGCCTTGGCCGATGCGGCCGATCCCTTCAATGACCTGGGTTATGCCTATGCTCGCCCGCAAGTGGCACGCTTGGCCGACGGGCGCTGGGCGGCCTTCATCGGCAATGGCTATGGCAGCCGCTCGGGGCGGGGGGCCTTGTATGTCGTGGATATTCGCGACGGCTCGCTGATCAGGAAAATCCAGGTCGAAGGGCGGGACAATGGCTTGTCTTCGGTGACGTTGCGGGTGGACAGCCAGAACGTGGTGCAGGCGGCCTATGGCGGCGATCTCCAGGGGCGAATGTGGAAATTCGACCTGAGCGGCGCCCCCGATAGCTGGCAGCCGGCCTTTGGCGGTGCGCCGTTGTTCAGCGCCCTCGGCGGCGCAACCCAACCGATCAGCGCACAGCCGTTGCTGGTGGATCATCCCGAGGGCGGCAAGCTGGTGCTGTTCGGCACCGGCAAGCTCAACGAGCTTGGCGACAAGCGCAGCCGGGATGCCCAGGGGTTCTACGCGGTCTGGGACGCGCCGGGAGGGGCGGGCCGTTTCACCGTCGAGCACTTGCAGGCCCAGGCGCTTACCGGGGCGTTCGCCGGCAGCGCGGGTTCCTATTTCACCAGCACCCAGGCGCAGGTCAGCTACCCGGACCAGAAGGGCTGGTACCTGCCGTTGAACAACGGGCTGGCGATGCGCGGCGAACGGATCCTCGAGCAGGCCACCCTGGTGGCCGGCCGTATTGTCTTCGGCACCGCCGCGGTCGAGGCCGACGATCCCTGTTCCAGCGCCGCCAGCGGCAAATTGGTCGAGCTGGACGCATTCAGCGGTAAGATGCTCGCCGACGCGGTACTCGACACCAACGGCGACGAAGTGGTCGACGGCCTGGACACGCCTTCCAGCGGTGTCATCTTCACCGGCGGCATTCCGGCATTGAGCGCTGTGCTCAATCGCGCCACGCGCAAGATCGTCAGCAATTCCGGCGGCGGCATCGCCACGCTGGTCGAGAGGCCGGGTGGTGGCAGCCGCCGCATCATGTGGCGACAAATACAGTAA
- a CDS encoding PilX N-terminal domain-containing pilus assembly protein produces MNESSMLSSRKEPGAQRGMALLMSLVFLLLLTLIGISSMQNATLQEKMSGGLWLRNQSFQAAEAALRIGESAVQQDSYLLPACSGGQCAPPGEVAVLAAAGHNSHSGVTWIATGNGFYGVQNLGTALGAVNVPSNTSATLYRVTAVGLAGPSRSVLESIYAKY; encoded by the coding sequence ATGAACGAGTCGTCGATGCTTTCGTCGCGGAAGGAGCCTGGCGCGCAGCGTGGCATGGCGTTGCTGATGAGCCTGGTATTCCTGTTGCTGCTGACGCTGATCGGCATCTCGTCGATGCAGAACGCCACCTTGCAGGAAAAGATGTCGGGTGGCCTGTGGCTGCGCAATCAGTCGTTCCAGGCGGCGGAGGCGGCCCTGCGCATCGGCGAGAGTGCGGTGCAGCAGGACAGTTACCTCCTGCCGGCCTGTAGCGGTGGGCAATGCGCCCCGCCTGGCGAAGTCGCAGTGCTTGCCGCCGCCGGCCACAACAGCCATTCGGGAGTGACCTGGATCGCCACCGGCAACGGCTTTTACGGCGTGCAGAATCTCGGCACGGCGCTGGGGGCGGTCAATGTCCCCAGCAACACGTCCGCCACCCTGTACCGGGTGACCGCCGTGGGGTTGGCGGGGCCATCGCGCAGCGTGCTGGAGAGCATCTATGCCAAGTACTGA